A single window of Eleginops maclovinus isolate JMC-PN-2008 ecotype Puerto Natales chromosome 19, JC_Emac_rtc_rv5, whole genome shotgun sequence DNA harbors:
- the pals1a gene encoding protein PALS1, producing MTTSHLNGHVAGEGGGGGGGDEELRGGQHREMAVDCPGELGSRTLPLRRSAQLERIRQHQEDLRRRREEEGRQLDLNTSLRLRKLSQHPHIGIDNPTFLQDSNTSQQPALNIQHTHALLELEELLLSLKQIRGCLSDQQSQTDIEHVLALLNKSDFQSALKIHNAVATSMHRPSPPYPHTNQALQLAMETRSLIQTSQNKEGLELHSLLSDTHIQSLLLAHDRIAEQEMQPEPAPTQGETLTQWGGETVKIVRIEKAQDIPLGATVRNEMESVVISRIVRGGAAERSGLLSEGDEILEINGIEIRGKDVNQVFDILADMHGLLTFVLIPSTQGKPPPVKESVVHVKAHFDYDPSDDPYVPCRELGLSFQKGDILHIISQSDPNWWQAYRDGDEDNQPLAGLVPGKSFQQQREAMKQTIEEDKEPEKSGKLWCAKKNKRKRKKLLYNTQKNDDVDNEEILTYEEMALYHQPANRKRPIALIGPGSCGQAELRQKLLNSQPERFAGAVPHTTRSRRDGELGGRDYHFVSRQTFEAELSAGKLIESGDFEKNMYGTSSDSVRQVINTGKICVLCLHTQALKVLRSSDLKPYIIFIAPPSQERLRALLAKDNKNPKPEELRDIIEKAREMEQSCGHLFDAVIVNTDQDKAFNELLRLINKLDTEPQWVPCSWLR from the exons ATGACAACCTCCCATCTGAACGGCCATGTtgctggagagggaggaggaggggggggaggagatGAAGAGCTGAGGGGGGGACAGCATAGGGAGATGGCTGTGGACTGTCCAGGAGAGCTGGGGAGTCGAACGCTACCGCTCAGAAGATCTGCACAGCTGGAGAGGATACGACAGCACCAg GAGGATCTCCGTCGccgcagagaggaggagggtcgGCAGCTGGACCTGAACACCTCGCTCAGACTCAGGAAACTCTCCCAGCATCCGCACATCGGCATCGACAACCCCACATTCCTGCAGGACTCGAACACATCGCAGCAGCCAGCTCTCAACatccagcacacacacgcactgctcg agttggaggagctgctgctgtcccTGAAGCAGATCCGGGGATGCTTGTCCGACCAGCAGAGTCAGACTGACATCGAGCATGTTCTTGCACTACTAAACAAG TCTGACTTCCAGTCAGCACTGAAGATCCATAATGCCGTGGCAACCAGCATGCACCGACCCTCTCCTCCGTACCCCCACACAAACCAGGCTCTGCAGCTGGCCATGGAG ACCAGGAGTCTCATCCAGACGAGTCAGAACAAGGAGGGACTGGAACTACACAGcctgctgtcagacacacacatccag tccTTGCTCCTGGCCCATGACAGGATAGCAGAGCAGGAGATGCAACCGGAGCCGGCGCCCACCCAGGGAGAGACCCTGACCCAGTGGGGGGGAGAAACTGTGAAGATTGTGCGCATAGAGAAAGCCCAGGACATCCCActg ggtGCGACTGTGCGTAATGAGATGGAGAGTGTGGTGATCAGCCGGATTGTTCGAGGTGGAGCCGCTGAACGGAGCGGACTTCTGTCAGAGGGAGATGAAATCCTGGAGATAAACGGCATCGAGATCAGAGGGAAGGATGTCAACCAGGTCTTTGATATTCTT gcGGACATGCACGGTCTCCTGACCTTTGTGCTCATTCCCAGCACTCAGGGCAAACCCCCCCCTGTCAAAGAGTCCGTG GTCCACGTGAAGGCCCATTTCGACTACGACCCCTCAGATGACCCTTATGTgccctgcagagagctgggccTGTCCTTCCAGAAGGGAGATATCCTCCACATTATCAGCCAGTCCGACCCCAACTGGTGGCAGGCCTACAGGGACGGAGACGAGGACAACCAGCCGCTCGCCGGACTCGTACCAG GGAAGAGTTTCCAGCAGCAAAGAGAAGCCATGAAACAGACCATAGAAGAAGACAAGGAGCCGGAGAAGTCTG GGAAGCTGTGGTGTGCgaagaagaacaagaggaagagaaagaagctGCTGTACAACACTCAAAAGAATGATG ATGTCGATAACGAGGAGATCCTGACCTATGAGGAGATGGCTTTGTACCACCAGCCGGCCAATCGGAAGCGGCCAATCGCCCTGATTGGTCCAGGCAGTTGTGGGCAGGCAGAGCTCCGACAAAAACTGCTCAACAGCCAACCAGAGCGCTTTGCTGGAGCCGTGCCCC ACACCACTCGGAGCCGGCGGGATGGCGAGCTGGGCGGTCGAGATTATCATTTTGTGTCTCGCCAGACGTTTGAGGCAGAACTGTCAGCAG GAAAGCTGATCGAGTCTGGAGACTTTGAGAAGAACATGTACGGGACAAGTTCTGACTCAGTGAGGCAGGTCATCAACACTGGGAAGATCTGTGTGctgtgtctgcacacacag gctCTAAAGGTGTTGAGGAGCTCAGACTTAAAGCCTTACATCATCTTCATAGCCCCGCCCTCCCAGGAAAGACTCCGTGCCTTATTGGCTAAAGACAACAAAAACCCCAAG ccAGAGGAGCTGCGGGACATCATCGAGAAGGCGCGCGAGATGGAGCAGAGCTGCGGACATCTGTTTGACGCCGTCATCGTCAACACGGACCAGGACAAAGCCTTCAATGAGCTGCTGAGACTCATCAACAAACTGGACACTGAGCCACAGTGGGTGCCCTGCTCCTGGCTGCGCtga